Proteins from one Chitinophaga oryzae genomic window:
- a CDS encoding DUF6259 domain-containing protein gives MKIKNNKCYALTIALWFLTTAASGTHYDLVLQNRSVKLTFDAGTGALLSFYDRNASLEFLDRKSGERGSLWELELEEGGAVRKINLPQAGTFHSSRPDVHTLVLEWSRFSGLTPSLRVKVTIQLQGEQSFTGWHLALSGISGQQPEKIIFPRISGLQDMKDEELAVPVWLGELYKSPRTSGQHYTWHYPGLLSLQMLSLYNPRTHGFYAACNDTAGYTKTFSFSPDSSRHFTYQMDNYPVTAAGDSVYTLPYNAIIGAFKGDWLSAATTYRDWAVHQPWCRDSRFRKHAAESGAARTALWVWNRGRSDNVLTPAVDLKKRTGLPVNVLWHWWHAAAYDDGFPEYFPPREGDSSFQSAISNARQQDVQALVYMNTYQWGTHTAGFEKENALNNAVKDKAGRTEAHVYNIFTQHSLTPMCLATNWKNKYAGLAGKAINDYHTGGIYMDQACLHHRCYDKSHDHTTGGGNYWVHHFGMLTNMIRRSNSAKDNTILAGEGCGESWLPYLDAFLTLQVSKERYAGISGAATIPLFQAVYHDYAVTFGSYASLVTPPYDELWPAAYAPPDAEQPLAAEFDEQFLMEQARAFVWGMQPTIANYHETLAVRKKKEISYLVHLAQLRYKQLPYLLYGRFMRPPRMTIPEKTIAVSRLSIYTGQHQDRVKRQQQQVPLIYTSAWKSPSGALGIAVASISDTPQLIQFSIRTRDYGLPSSGKVYVTDTSGRKLLSAYKNGSVKVHYALAERGACMVEVGTN, from the coding sequence ATGAAGATAAAAAACAACAAATGCTATGCACTGACAATAGCACTCTGGTTTCTTACAACCGCGGCATCCGGAACTCACTATGACCTGGTACTGCAGAACCGGTCTGTGAAACTCACCTTTGACGCTGGCACCGGTGCGCTGTTGTCCTTTTACGACCGCAATGCCTCTCTGGAATTCCTGGACCGCAAAAGCGGGGAGCGCGGTTCTCTCTGGGAACTTGAACTGGAAGAAGGAGGCGCCGTGCGAAAGATAAACCTACCCCAGGCCGGAACATTCCACTCCTCCAGGCCCGACGTGCATACGTTGGTCCTGGAGTGGAGCCGGTTTTCCGGCTTAACGCCGTCACTGAGAGTCAAAGTGACCATACAGTTGCAGGGAGAACAATCATTCACCGGCTGGCACCTGGCACTGTCCGGTATCAGCGGCCAGCAACCGGAAAAGATCATTTTCCCGCGTATCAGCGGTTTACAGGACATGAAAGACGAAGAACTCGCTGTGCCGGTATGGCTGGGAGAACTATATAAATCGCCCCGTACATCGGGGCAGCATTATACATGGCACTACCCCGGGCTGTTGTCTCTCCAGATGCTGTCATTATATAATCCCCGTACCCATGGGTTTTACGCAGCCTGTAATGATACGGCCGGCTATACGAAAACATTCTCCTTCTCGCCCGACAGCAGCCGGCATTTTACCTATCAGATGGACAACTACCCTGTTACAGCAGCCGGCGATAGCGTTTATACGTTACCGTATAACGCCATTATAGGCGCTTTCAAAGGCGACTGGCTGTCGGCCGCCACGACCTACCGCGATTGGGCCGTTCACCAGCCGTGGTGCCGCGACAGCCGCTTCCGGAAACATGCCGCGGAAAGCGGCGCCGCCCGCACGGCGCTCTGGGTATGGAACCGCGGCAGATCTGACAATGTGCTCACACCGGCCGTCGACCTGAAAAAAAGGACAGGGTTGCCGGTGAATGTATTATGGCACTGGTGGCATGCCGCCGCCTATGACGATGGTTTTCCTGAATATTTTCCTCCAAGGGAAGGAGACAGCTCCTTTCAATCGGCCATCAGCAACGCCCGCCAACAGGATGTACAAGCGCTGGTATACATGAATACGTATCAGTGGGGCACCCATACGGCGGGTTTTGAAAAAGAAAATGCGCTGAACAACGCCGTAAAAGACAAGGCAGGCCGTACGGAGGCACATGTGTATAATATCTTTACCCAACACTCGCTGACGCCCATGTGCCTGGCTACCAACTGGAAAAACAAATATGCAGGGCTCGCCGGCAAAGCCATCAATGACTACCATACCGGCGGCATCTACATGGACCAGGCCTGCCTGCATCACCGGTGCTATGATAAGTCCCACGATCATACTACCGGCGGCGGCAATTACTGGGTACACCATTTCGGGATGCTGACCAACATGATCCGCCGGAGCAACAGTGCGAAAGACAATACCATACTGGCGGGCGAAGGCTGCGGGGAATCCTGGCTTCCCTACCTGGATGCCTTCCTCACGCTGCAGGTCAGCAAAGAACGTTATGCAGGCATATCCGGAGCCGCTACCATTCCCCTCTTCCAGGCGGTTTATCACGACTACGCCGTTACTTTCGGCAGTTACGCTTCTCTCGTAACACCGCCCTATGACGAGTTATGGCCTGCTGCGTACGCCCCCCCCGACGCAGAACAACCGCTGGCAGCAGAATTTGATGAACAATTCCTGATGGAGCAGGCACGCGCCTTTGTATGGGGCATGCAACCCACAATCGCCAACTATCATGAAACACTGGCCGTGCGTAAAAAAAAGGAAATTTCCTACCTGGTACATCTGGCACAACTGAGGTATAAACAACTGCCATACCTGCTCTATGGCCGGTTTATGCGGCCTCCCCGGATGACCATCCCGGAGAAAACAATCGCTGTATCGAGGCTTTCCATCTATACCGGCCAGCACCAGGACAGGGTAAAGCGGCAGCAGCAACAGGTCCCTTTGATATACACCAGCGCCTGGAAATCTCCTTCCGGTGCTCTGGGCATCGCCGTAGCGAGCATCAGCGATACACCACAACTGATACAGTTCAGTATCCGTACCCGTGATTACGGACTGCCGTCATCCGGCAAAGTATATGTGACCGATACCAGCGGCAGAAAGCTGCTGTCGGCATACAAAAACGGCTCAGTGAAAGTGCATTATGCGTTGGCGGAAAGAGGTGCGTGTATGGTGGAAGTGGGAACGAACTGA
- a CDS encoding DUF4855 domain-containing protein yields the protein MMRNVFLWMLMLLAVPTTSCSKKYMYPDYDGNEKKDSTATPPADTGDVRKTAVRDLVLIYGGGADGAQAWTKDAFYPYVSYENNGAWDWMFDGFLFLELKDGNGHAYTTGHAPEPALKEHWEQLLTKYFRKGYAFSALNDCIADVIVKTGHPSRKRKVIVGIPEPMKAATQWGEIDGKMLDFSKDADRITACKWFIDQVKEKFTAAAYPNIELEGFYWIAEEVENTAPIIASIGDHLKKGKSTFLWIPWWKSPGYDNYKPYGFSDVYLQPNYFFSDDVPYSRLQEACDEAGKYHINLEVEFDERVLGGKGQKLYDYLEVFQQNKVYETRKLAYYQSENTILKLFQSSNTADKDLYKRLCEIIVKRQKETAPAYMEK from the coding sequence ATGATGAGGAACGTTTTCCTTTGGATGTTGATGCTGCTGGCGGTGCCCACCACATCGTGCAGTAAAAAATATATGTATCCCGATTACGATGGCAATGAAAAAAAAGACAGCACGGCCACCCCGCCGGCAGATACCGGCGATGTCCGCAAAACAGCGGTCCGCGACCTGGTGCTGATCTATGGCGGCGGGGCCGATGGCGCTCAGGCATGGACGAAAGATGCTTTTTATCCTTACGTAAGCTATGAAAATAACGGCGCCTGGGATTGGATGTTCGACGGCTTCCTGTTTCTCGAACTAAAGGATGGCAACGGGCACGCCTATACCACCGGACACGCTCCGGAACCGGCCCTGAAGGAACACTGGGAACAGCTGCTCACCAAGTATTTCAGGAAAGGCTATGCTTTTTCTGCCCTGAACGATTGCATCGCAGACGTTATCGTTAAAACGGGCCATCCGTCCCGTAAAAGAAAAGTCATCGTTGGTATCCCTGAGCCGATGAAAGCCGCCACCCAATGGGGAGAAATAGATGGTAAAATGCTCGATTTCTCTAAAGACGCCGACAGGATCACCGCCTGTAAATGGTTCATTGACCAGGTAAAAGAAAAATTCACCGCCGCCGCCTATCCCAACATCGAACTGGAAGGATTTTACTGGATAGCGGAAGAAGTAGAAAACACCGCCCCGATCATTGCGTCTATCGGCGATCACCTGAAAAAAGGCAAGAGCACTTTTCTCTGGATACCCTGGTGGAAATCGCCCGGCTATGATAACTACAAGCCATATGGCTTCAGCGACGTATACCTGCAGCCCAATTACTTTTTCAGCGACGACGTGCCCTACTCCCGCCTTCAGGAAGCCTGCGATGAAGCCGGCAAATATCACATCAACCTCGAAGTGGAATTCGATGAAAGAGTGCTGGGAGGTAAAGGACAAAAGCTATACGACTACCTCGAGGTATTCCAGCAAAACAAGGTATATGAAACCCGCAAGCTGGCTTACTATCAATCAGAAAACACAATACTGAAACTATTTCAGTCATCGAATACGGCCGATAAGGATTTATATAAACGTTTATGTGAGATCATTGTCAAAAGGCAGAAAGAAACCGCACCTGCCTATATGGAAAAGTAA
- a CDS encoding DUF4855 domain-containing protein: MNCFNITSKTIYCCLGIAWILATTSCRKGFSDTGYEKTTDITATSTSANGTLSTPKTRARDMVLIYGAGTEGGQQWDYYAFHPYVVYKNKQNQYDWMFDGFLFLELNDQWNFSFTTGHGDPSKPALKANWNTLLDKYFSAGRSLHALDQAIDDATWSAGQPPAKRKVIIGIPEPLKSAGSNWGMANGIWLDFQNDTHRTMACKWFIDEVITRFDTAHFRHLVLDGFYWIGEAVGDASAVTQDVAAYLAPKNYCFTWIPWWQSPGYNNPQAFGFSDTYLQPNYFFYNTVPYSRLQDACNAAYANNIYLEMEFDDNVLYYAPYRTKMNEYMDVFGSNNVYANMKLTYYQSQSTILKLFTQKDYHPPLDSIYRKFCEIITARQKVVNPPYMN; this comes from the coding sequence ATGAATTGTTTTAACATCACATCGAAAACGATTTACTGCTGCCTCGGCATAGCATGGATATTGGCGACGACATCGTGCAGAAAAGGATTTAGTGATACCGGGTACGAAAAAACTACTGATATAACCGCAACATCCACTTCGGCCAACGGGACACTCTCCACGCCCAAAACGAGGGCGCGCGACATGGTGCTGATCTACGGCGCAGGCACGGAAGGCGGCCAACAGTGGGACTACTACGCTTTCCATCCATATGTGGTCTATAAAAACAAACAAAACCAATATGACTGGATGTTTGACGGATTCCTGTTCCTGGAACTGAACGACCAGTGGAACTTCTCGTTCACCACAGGTCATGGCGACCCCAGCAAACCGGCGCTGAAAGCCAACTGGAATACGCTCCTGGATAAGTATTTTTCCGCCGGGCGTTCGTTGCATGCACTTGACCAGGCCATAGACGACGCTACCTGGAGCGCCGGCCAGCCGCCGGCCAAAAGAAAGGTGATCATCGGCATACCGGAACCCCTGAAATCCGCCGGCAGCAACTGGGGGATGGCCAACGGCATCTGGCTCGATTTTCAAAATGACACCCATCGCACCATGGCCTGCAAATGGTTTATAGACGAGGTCATCACCCGTTTTGATACTGCTCATTTCAGACACCTGGTACTGGACGGCTTTTATTGGATCGGAGAAGCGGTAGGCGATGCCAGCGCGGTAACACAGGACGTGGCAGCTTACCTGGCGCCTAAAAACTACTGCTTCACCTGGATACCGTGGTGGCAATCGCCCGGATACAACAACCCGCAGGCTTTCGGGTTCTCCGATACTTACCTCCAACCCAATTATTTTTTCTACAACACCGTGCCCTATTCACGCCTGCAGGACGCCTGTAATGCAGCCTACGCCAACAACATCTACCTGGAGATGGAATTCGACGACAACGTGTTGTATTATGCGCCCTACCGGACAAAGATGAACGAGTACATGGATGTTTTTGGCAGCAATAACGTGTACGCCAATATGAAACTGACTTACTACCAGTCACAAAGCACCATACTCAAACTCTTTACACAAAAAGACTATCATCCGCCGCTGGACAGCATATACAGGAAATTCTGCGAAATTATTACTGCGCGCCAGAAGGTGGTGAACCCACCCTACATGAACTAA
- a CDS encoding DUF5018 domain-containing protein, whose translation MKPVQYIGFLFCLLVAACHKPDAPSNSNDSRIRSIYVKFAGTDKQYPGVISDGKISFDVPIYLPGTDSLISTDLSKMEIVASIPVGATVTPGLTGIKDLSAPMLVTVAAANGARQQYTLTARKTGMNYTKGLLEFAVYKEGQTKVYQSAKAAPYNDGDTLFIDVPDTPKDPLNITRLLTKVKLEPTCTMTPELKPDATTDFSRPLEIKVTDGIGTIRTHYIAIRPTKFVKARFREVWFKSVEELGLTRSNIRSLAVSADYFFIPEFNDWNTDGKLFVFSTADGRLAKKIDPPATFSSRVTTDDQGRFLVSTWNESGKGFILYRYNDIQSNPEQILNLVSWDDPQYIPAQLGVNKISITGNTKSGKAFMYTTMPDGKYYTWEFNNGVPISPRPAVIQFDPAKTGGTWDIAAVKRLTTDALSDICFSWYNEGAAETDGKGSRFEIKDAAGNYYRLNPANHPYKILAYDVFTVNNDRFVAMLAQGIRNNSEARMLVFEISDKTKLPLAVGDPGYTDLKLFQSAPLGITTDFSSGEVHVIVNGLHADIYVGTTAISSQAAANAGVRKFNMEYQVE comes from the coding sequence ATGAAACCAGTCCAATATATAGGGTTCCTGTTCTGCTTACTGGTGGCCGCCTGCCATAAGCCCGACGCCCCCAGCAACAGCAACGACAGCAGGATCCGGTCGATCTACGTGAAGTTCGCCGGTACCGACAAACAATATCCCGGCGTTATCAGCGACGGCAAAATATCCTTTGACGTGCCCATTTACCTGCCGGGCACCGACTCGCTGATCTCCACCGACCTTTCGAAGATGGAAATTGTAGCATCAATTCCGGTAGGCGCCACCGTTACCCCGGGACTGACAGGGATCAAAGACCTCTCAGCACCGATGCTGGTCACCGTCGCCGCTGCCAACGGCGCCCGGCAACAGTACACCTTAACGGCCCGCAAAACGGGCATGAATTATACCAAAGGCCTGCTCGAATTTGCCGTTTACAAAGAAGGGCAGACGAAGGTATACCAGTCCGCCAAAGCAGCTCCCTACAACGACGGAGATACCCTCTTCATCGATGTCCCCGATACGCCGAAAGACCCGCTGAACATCACCCGGCTGCTCACAAAAGTGAAACTGGAGCCCACCTGCACGATGACACCGGAACTGAAGCCGGACGCGACGACTGACTTCTCCCGGCCGCTGGAAATAAAAGTAACCGATGGTATCGGTACCATTCGCACCCATTACATCGCCATCAGGCCCACCAAATTTGTAAAGGCCCGGTTCAGGGAAGTATGGTTCAAATCTGTAGAAGAGCTGGGCCTGACCAGAAGCAATATCAGAAGCCTCGCCGTATCGGCAGATTATTTCTTCATCCCCGAATTCAATGACTGGAACACCGACGGCAAACTCTTTGTTTTCAGCACCGCCGACGGTCGCCTGGCGAAAAAAATAGACCCTCCTGCCACTTTTTCTTCGCGCGTAACCACAGACGACCAGGGCAGATTCCTGGTATCCACCTGGAACGAATCCGGCAAAGGGTTTATCCTTTACCGTTATAACGATATACAGAGCAATCCGGAACAAATACTGAACCTCGTCTCCTGGGATGATCCGCAGTATATTCCCGCACAACTGGGCGTCAATAAAATAAGTATTACCGGCAACACCAAATCCGGCAAGGCTTTCATGTACACCACCATGCCTGACGGGAAATACTATACGTGGGAATTCAACAACGGTGTGCCCATATCGCCAAGGCCCGCGGTAATACAGTTTGACCCGGCCAAAACAGGCGGCACGTGGGACATCGCAGCCGTTAAGAGACTAACCACAGACGCCCTGTCCGACATCTGCTTCAGCTGGTATAATGAAGGCGCTGCTGAAACAGACGGAAAAGGCAGCCGCTTTGAAATAAAGGATGCCGCCGGCAACTATTACCGGCTGAACCCCGCCAATCATCCCTATAAAATACTGGCTTATGACGTATTCACGGTAAACAATGACCGGTTTGTAGCCATGCTGGCGCAAGGCATCAGGAACAACAGCGAGGCCCGCATGCTCGTTTTCGAGATCAGCGATAAAACCAAACTACCGCTGGCAGTGGGTGATCCGGGTTATACAGACCTTAAGCTGTTCCAATCCGCTCCGCTCGGGATCACTACCGACTTCAGCTCCGGCGAAGTTCATGTAATCGTCAACGGCCTGCATGCCGACATCTACGTGGGCACCACCGCTATTTCCTCTCAGGCCGCTGCCAATGCAGGCGTGCGGAAGTTCAACATGGAGTACCAGGTGGAATAG
- a CDS encoding RagB/SusD family nutrient uptake outer membrane protein, translated as MRKIVYILLLASCTWSCSRSLDVAPGDKYSNSVVWKNTNNLDLYVNSLYGALYQFAEIGGPDLSDGYTDILKYSQTYMDTYHNRICLSPAFLSPATTEAISPWSAAYTHIRKLNEFIIDARKYAGNINAADLKVRLAEIRFLRAFVYSKLITRHGGIVLRTDNENLDGPAQKNKARATTKESWQWVISELKTVADQLPEAWDNNSTGRITKGAAYALLARAALYAEQWDEAISAARKVESMANGGKYALMNKFEDVFYTPHNKELILAAYYKRPDLTNNFDRYFAPTGDIERYGGYASPTEELVSQFDIKTGNRWERFSWDNPEHKANPYKNRDPRFYATILYNGAPWKGRTLETYVGGADSYIEYFDGNARNRSVTGYFIRKFLENKVKDFVSEKGDQYWIEFRYAEIITILSEAYGRGKGDFIAAYRYLNMLRERPGVALPALPVKDKAEEYLDDLQKEKMCEFAFEGHRYWDLRRWKKAGTALNGVRMHGMEIKKSGDSYEYNLVDCDKADRFFPERYYVMPIPDFEIKNNLACRQDPAWQ; from the coding sequence ATGAGAAAGATCGTATACATACTTCTACTGGCATCCTGCACCTGGTCCTGCTCCCGGAGCCTGGACGTAGCACCCGGTGACAAATATTCCAACAGTGTTGTCTGGAAAAACACCAATAACCTTGACCTCTACGTCAACAGCCTCTATGGCGCACTGTATCAGTTCGCCGAAATCGGCGGACCGGACCTGAGCGACGGCTACACGGATATCCTTAAATACTCACAGACCTACATGGATACTTACCACAACAGGATCTGTCTTTCGCCCGCTTTTCTCTCGCCCGCCACCACGGAAGCCATCAGCCCCTGGTCAGCAGCCTACACCCATATCCGGAAGCTGAACGAATTCATCATCGACGCCCGTAAATACGCCGGTAACATCAACGCCGCCGACCTGAAGGTCCGTCTTGCCGAAATCCGCTTTCTCCGCGCCTTTGTGTACAGCAAGCTCATTACCCGCCATGGCGGCATAGTACTGCGCACAGATAACGAAAACCTCGACGGACCCGCGCAAAAAAATAAAGCCCGTGCCACCACCAAAGAAAGCTGGCAATGGGTCATCAGTGAACTGAAAACCGTAGCAGACCAGCTGCCGGAAGCATGGGACAACAACAGCACCGGCCGCATCACCAAAGGCGCCGCTTATGCGCTTCTTGCCAGGGCCGCCCTGTACGCTGAGCAATGGGACGAAGCCATCAGCGCAGCCAGGAAAGTGGAGTCGATGGCTAACGGCGGTAAATATGCACTGATGAATAAATTCGAAGACGTATTCTACACGCCGCACAATAAAGAACTTATCCTCGCAGCCTATTACAAACGGCCCGATCTGACCAATAACTTCGACCGCTATTTTGCGCCTACCGGCGATATAGAACGCTACGGCGGCTATGCTTCCCCCACGGAGGAACTGGTATCCCAATTTGATATTAAAACGGGAAACCGCTGGGAACGTTTCAGCTGGGATAATCCGGAACATAAAGCCAATCCCTATAAGAACAGGGATCCCCGTTTCTACGCCACGATACTGTATAACGGCGCACCCTGGAAAGGACGGACACTGGAAACCTACGTGGGCGGCGCCGACAGCTATATCGAGTACTTCGATGGTAACGCCCGGAACCGCTCTGTCACAGGATACTTCATCCGGAAATTCCTCGAAAACAAAGTAAAAGACTTTGTGTCGGAAAAGGGGGATCAGTACTGGATCGAATTCCGCTACGCAGAAATCATTACTATTTTATCTGAAGCCTATGGCCGCGGAAAAGGAGATTTCATCGCCGCCTACCGCTACCTCAACATGCTGCGGGAACGTCCCGGCGTAGCCCTCCCCGCCTTGCCGGTGAAAGATAAGGCGGAAGAATACCTGGATGACCTGCAAAAAGAAAAGATGTGTGAATTCGCCTTTGAAGGCCATCGCTACTGGGACCTGAGAAGATGGAAAAAAGCCGGTACCGCACTGAATGGTGTACGCATGCACGGCATGGAGATAAAAAAATCGGGCGACAGCTATGAATACAACCTGGTAGACTGCGACAAGGCAGACCGCTTTTTCCCCGAGCGCTACTATGTAATGCCGATCCCCGATTTTGAAATCAAAAATAATCTTGCCTGCAGGCAAGACCCTGCATGGCAATAA